CAGGCGCAGCATGTTGGTGGCGCCGGCATTGCCCGAGCCGCTCATTCGCGGATCCGGGTTTCCGGTCAGGCGGCTGAGCAAGATGGCGAAGGACAGCGAGCCGAGCAGGTAGGCGAAAACCGCCAGTGACCAAAACATGCTAACTATTCCGGGCGAGGACGCCCTGATTCTAACGGCGCAACGCGCCCTTGTCGTGCAACGGAGAAAAGTGCTTGGACAGAGTGTTTATCGAGGGCCTGGAAGTCGACACCGTGATCGGTGCCTACGACTGGGAGCGCGGCATCCGACAGTGCCTGCGCCTTGATCTGAGCTTCGCCTGGGACAACCGTCCGGCCGCCGCCGGCGACGACCTGACCCTGGCGCTCGACTACGCCAGCGTCTCCACGCGGATCCAGGCCTTCGCCGAGCAGGCGCAGTTCCAGTTGGTCGAGACCTTCGCCGAACGGCTGGTCGAGACGCTGATGGACGAATTCAAGATCACCTGGGTGCGCCTGAAGCTGACCAAGCCGGGCGCCGTGCCGGCCGCCAAGGGCGGCGTGGGTGTGGAGATCGAGCGCGGATGTCGCTGACACAGGTCTACCTCGGCCTCGGTAGCAATATCGAGCGTGAAACCCATTTGCGCGCCGGGCTCGAGGCCTTGGCCGCGTTCCTGGTGGACATCCGCTGTTCGGCGGTGTTCGAGAGCCAGCCGGTGGGCATCAAGAGCGGCCCGTTCTTCAATTTCGTGGTGTCGGCGTTCACCGACCTGCCGTTGATGGAACTGGATCGTCGCTTGAAGTTCATCGAGGCGGACAACGGCCGTTACGCACCGGATCGCAAGGGCCTGCCGCTGGACATCGACGTGCTGCTGTACGGCGACCTGACGGGCAATTTCGACGGGCTGGTCCTGCCGCGGGCGGAGATCCTGAAAAACGCCTTCGTGCTGTGGCCGCTGTCGCTGATCGCGCCGGATCGGGTGCATC
This Pseudomonas ekonensis DNA region includes the following protein-coding sequences:
- the folB gene encoding dihydroneopterin aldolase; protein product: MDRVFIEGLEVDTVIGAYDWERGIRQCLRLDLSFAWDNRPAAAGDDLTLALDYASVSTRIQAFAEQAQFQLVETFAERLVETLMDEFKITWVRLKLTKPGAVPAAKGGVGVEIERGCR
- the folK gene encoding 2-amino-4-hydroxy-6-hydroxymethyldihydropteridine diphosphokinase; the encoded protein is MSLTQVYLGLGSNIERETHLRAGLEALAAFLVDIRCSAVFESQPVGIKSGPFFNFVVSAFTDLPLMELDRRLKFIEADNGRYAPDRKGLPLDIDVLLYGDLTGNFDGLVLPRAEILKNAFVLWPLSLIAPDRVHPGVGKNFATLWAEAQIDQELAPVAFDWRGEALTPEDLLSA